A genomic region of Chryseobacterium sp. KACC 21268 contains the following coding sequences:
- a CDS encoding riboflavin synthase has product MFTGIIEATGKVEKIDRNESNIDFTLSGPFTQELKIDQSLAHNGCCLTVVEITENTYKVTAINETLEKTNLNFWNVGTEVNLERCLRFEGRLDGHIVQGHVDKTGTVESIENQDGSYFITINYDETTEYTTVPQGSITVNGISLTVAESGDGKFSVAIIPYTWEFTNMKNLQKGDVVNLEFDIIGKYVAKLLKKQNVI; this is encoded by the coding sequence ATGTTTACAGGAATCATAGAAGCTACGGGAAAAGTAGAGAAAATTGACAGAAACGAAAGTAATATAGATTTTACGCTGAGCGGACCTTTTACTCAGGAACTGAAAATCGACCAGAGTCTGGCGCATAACGGCTGTTGTTTGACAGTGGTTGAGATTACCGAGAATACTTATAAAGTGACGGCCATCAACGAAACGCTGGAGAAAACGAATCTTAATTTTTGGAATGTGGGCACGGAAGTCAATTTGGAACGTTGTTTGCGCTTCGAAGGAAGACTGGATGGACACATCGTGCAAGGTCACGTGGACAAAACGGGAACGGTAGAAAGCATCGAAAATCAGGACGGAAGTTATTTCATCACCATCAATTACGACGAAACTACGGAATATACGACTGTTCCGCAAGGCTCAATCACGGTGAATGGAATCAGCCTGACGGTTGCTGAGAGCGGAGATGGAAAGTTTTCTGTGGCGATAATCCCGTACACCTGGGAGTTCACGAATATGAAAAACCTGCAGAAAGGCGATGTGGTAAATCTGGAATTCGATATTATCGGAAAATACGTTGCCAAACTACTTAAAAAACAGAATGTCATTTAG
- a CDS encoding HAMP domain-containing sensor histidine kinase, which produces MSFSDYKGYRLRNRVFIGFLTICILSVVTSAALSFVILRDNAKKVSKTDMQNKSQALLASLDYALSHSQVQTYDIPKVLENEIYEIADINKHDIIIYDLKGNYLLSNKDPNLVEQKKMPADVLREIRKNGKQYDDKSYDEKLGASIVSSYMVLKNNMLEDIAYIYFPYYHNESAYMEVFKHYFAYIIGVNILIIIFSIWLSWIISNNLTEAIIRFTSMISKINLFDRNLQPIKYYKNDELNALVKAYNKMIAEIADQRERLSYIEKQSAWQEMAKQVAHEVKNPLTPMKLMMQNFERKFDPNDPNITNKVKNLSEIVIGQIDVISRVASAFSQFAQLPEKTDEEISLNKEVRNSLTIFSDENIFVHANHDDIRMKIDKDYLTRIITNLVTNASQAKSDDRKSVINVDLEKIEKRIKITVQDNGVGIPTDKLDRIFDPNFTSKNSGMGIGLTMVKRMVEDYNGTITVVSEVDKGATFTISMPSNM; this is translated from the coding sequence ATGTCATTTAGTGATTATAAAGGTTATCGGTTAAGGAATAGGGTTTTCATCGGGTTTCTTACTATTTGTATCTTGAGTGTTGTCACTTCGGCGGCTTTGTCTTTCGTGATTCTTCGGGACAATGCGAAGAAGGTGAGCAAGACCGATATGCAGAACAAATCTCAGGCACTTTTGGCTTCTTTGGATTACGCGCTCAGTCATTCTCAGGTTCAAACCTACGATATCCCGAAAGTTTTGGAGAACGAAATCTACGAGATTGCGGATATCAACAAACACGACATCATCATCTATGACCTCAAAGGAAATTATCTTCTCTCCAACAAAGACCCAAATCTTGTTGAGCAAAAGAAAATGCCTGCGGATGTTCTAAGAGAAATACGCAAAAACGGAAAACAGTACGATGACAAGTCTTATGATGAGAAATTAGGTGCGAGTATTGTCTCTTCTTATATGGTTCTGAAAAATAATATGCTGGAAGATATTGCCTATATCTATTTCCCGTATTATCATAATGAGAGCGCTTATATGGAGGTTTTCAAACATTACTTCGCTTATATTATTGGTGTTAATATTTTGATTATCATCTTCAGTATCTGGCTCAGCTGGATTATTTCCAATAATTTGACGGAAGCGATTATCAGGTTTACATCGATGATTAGTAAGATTAATTTGTTTGATAGAAATCTGCAACCCATCAAATATTATAAAAACGATGAGCTGAATGCCTTGGTCAAAGCTTACAATAAAATGATTGCCGAGATTGCCGACCAACGCGAGCGACTAAGTTACATCGAGAAACAATCCGCCTGGCAGGAAATGGCGAAGCAAGTGGCGCACGAAGTCAAAAATCCTTTGACACCAATGAAGTTGATGATGCAGAACTTCGAAAGGAAATTTGACCCGAACGACCCAAATATTACGAATAAAGTTAAAAACTTGAGCGAAATCGTCATTGGTCAAATCGATGTCATCAGTAGAGTAGCGAGTGCGTTTTCACAATTTGCGCAGTTGCCGGAGAAAACGGATGAGGAGATTTCTTTGAATAAGGAAGTTAGGAATTCACTCACCATTTTCAGTGATGAAAATATTTTTGTCCACGCTAATCACGATGATATCCGGATGAAAATCGACAAAGATTACCTCACCAGAATCATCACCAATCTTGTGACCAACGCCAGTCAGGCAAAATCCGATGATAGAAAATCCGTCATCAATGTTGACCTCGAGAAAATCGAAAAGCGAATCAAAATCACTGTTCAGGATAATGGCGTAGGAATTCCGACCGATAAGCTCGATAGGATTTTTGACCCAAATTTCACTTCCAAAAACAGCGGAATGGGAATCGGACTCACAATGGTAAAACGAATGGTGGAAGATTACAACGGCACAATCACCGTGGTTTCCGAAGTTGACAAAGGCGCAACCTTCACTATTTCTATGCCTTCAAATATGTAA
- a CDS encoding methyltransferase has product MKPFRFQQFDIQQNVDVFRVGTDAVLLGALANVSEAKTVLEVGTGTGIISLMIAQRNLEAQILAIDINPEAVNISQTNFSNSPFSERLKSQLQDLKNFDTEEKFDLIISNPPYFEINSSEKDILARQRLELNFSDLIKKSSQLLSENGLFTVVIPIDSEKEFSSICSNYNLFLQRKVIIKGIITSEPKRLVLEYSSIESETQVENFVIEKSPRVYSDEYLELTKDFHQFNKKL; this is encoded by the coding sequence ATGAAACCTTTTCGATTTCAACAATTTGACATTCAACAAAACGTTGACGTTTTCCGAGTTGGGACAGATGCGGTTTTGCTTGGTGCTTTAGCAAATGTTTCTGAAGCAAAGACTGTTTTGGAAGTTGGAACTGGAACCGGAATTATTTCATTGATGATAGCTCAAAGAAATTTGGAAGCACAGATTTTAGCAATCGATATTAATCCTGAAGCGGTCAATATTTCTCAAACCAATTTCTCCAATTCTCCTTTTTCTGAACGACTCAAAAGTCAACTTCAAGATTTGAAAAACTTTGATACCGAGGAAAAGTTTGACTTAATCATTTCAAATCCACCTTATTTTGAAATCAATTCTTCCGAAAAAGATATTCTCGCAAGACAAAGATTAGAATTGAATTTTTCTGATTTAATAAAAAAATCAAGTCAACTACTTTCTGAAAATGGACTTTTCACAGTCGTCATTCCCATTGATTCTGAAAAGGAATTCTCTAGTATTTGTTCTAATTATAATTTGTTCTTACAAAGAAAAGTCATTATCAAAGGCATTATAACCTCAGAACCGAAACGTTTAGTTTTAGAATATTCATCCATAGAATCAGAAACTCAAGTGGAAAACTTCGTCATAGAAAAATCCCCAAGAGTTTATTCGGATGAATATCTCGAGCTGACAAAAGACTTCCATCAATTCAACAAAAAACTGTAA